The following coding sequences lie in one Angustibacter luteus genomic window:
- the tuf gene encoding elongation factor Tu — MGKAKFERTKPHVNIGTIGHIDHGKTTLTAAITKVLHDKYPNLNEASAFDQIDKAPEEKQRGITISIAHVEYQTEARHYAHVDCPGHADYIKNMITGAAQMDGAILVVAATDGPMPQTKEHVLLARQVGVPYIVVALNKADMVDDEEILELVEMEVRELLSAYEFPGDDLPVVRVSALKALEGDAEWGDKLMDLMNAVDESIPQPVRDTEKPFLMPVEDVFTITGRGTVVTGRIERGILKVNEEVEIVGIHTGPPAKTTVTGIEMFRKLLDEGQAGENVGLLLRGIKREDVERGQVVCKPGSITPHTQFDANVYILSKDEGGRHTPFYGNYRPQFYFRTTDVTGVVTLPEGTEMVMPGDNTEMKVDLIQPIAMDEGMGFTIREGGRTVGAGRVTKILA, encoded by the coding sequence GTGGGTAAGGCGAAGTTCGAGCGGACTAAGCCGCACGTCAACATCGGCACCATCGGTCACATCGACCACGGTAAGACGACGCTGACGGCCGCGATCACCAAGGTGCTGCACGACAAGTACCCGAACCTCAACGAGGCGTCCGCGTTCGACCAGATCGACAAGGCGCCCGAGGAGAAGCAGCGCGGCATCACGATCTCGATCGCGCACGTCGAGTACCAGACCGAGGCTCGCCACTACGCGCACGTCGACTGCCCCGGGCACGCCGACTACATCAAGAACATGATCACCGGTGCGGCTCAGATGGACGGCGCGATCCTCGTGGTCGCCGCCACCGACGGCCCCATGCCGCAGACGAAGGAGCACGTCCTCCTGGCCCGCCAGGTCGGCGTCCCCTACATCGTCGTGGCGCTCAACAAGGCCGACATGGTCGACGACGAGGAGATCCTCGAGCTCGTCGAGATGGAGGTCCGCGAGCTGCTGTCCGCCTACGAGTTCCCGGGCGACGACCTGCCGGTCGTGCGCGTCTCGGCGCTGAAGGCGCTCGAGGGCGACGCCGAGTGGGGCGACAAGCTCATGGACCTCATGAACGCGGTCGACGAGTCCATCCCGCAGCCGGTCCGCGACACCGAGAAGCCGTTCCTCATGCCCGTCGAGGACGTCTTCACGATCACCGGTCGTGGCACCGTCGTCACCGGTCGTATCGAGCGCGGCATCCTCAAGGTCAACGAGGAGGTCGAGATCGTCGGCATCCACACCGGCCCGCCGGCCAAGACGACCGTCACCGGTATCGAGATGTTCCGCAAGCTGCTCGACGAGGGCCAGGCCGGTGAGAACGTCGGTCTGCTGCTTCGCGGCATCAAGCGTGAGGACGTCGAGCGCGGCCAGGTCGTCTGCAAGCCGGGCTCGATCACCCCGCACACGCAGTTCGACGCCAACGTCTACATCCTGTCGAAGGACGAGGGTGGCCGGCACACGCCGTTCTACGGCAACTACCGCCCCCAGTTCTACTTCCGGACCACCGACGTGACCGGCGTGGTGACCCTCCCCGAGGGCACCGAGATGGTCATGCCCGGTGACAACACGGAGATGAAGGTCGACCTCATCCAGCCGATCGCGATGGACGAGGGCATGGGCTTCACCATCCGCGAGGGTGGCCGCACCGTCGGTGCCGGCCGCGTCACGAAGATCCTCGCCTGA
- the fusA gene encoding elongation factor G: MAQDVLTDLTKVRNIGIMAHIDAGKTTTTERVLFYTGINYKIGEVHDGAATMDWMEQEQERGITITSAATTCFWEGTQFNIIDTPGHVDFTVEVERSLRVLDGAVAVFDGKEGVEPQSETVWRQADKYNVPRICFVNKMDKLGADFYFTVQTIIDRLGAKPLPIQLPIGSEGDFVGVIDLLYMRALTWRGDTDKGEAYTIEEIPADMAEKAAEYRHTLVETLAESDETLLEKYLGGEELTPEELKGAIRNLTVTGDIYPVLCGSAFKNKGVQPMLDAVVDYLPSPLDVPPMIGHDVRDESVEIIRKPDSTEPFSALAFKVASHPFFGKLTYVRVYSGHVASGSGVINSTKGRKERIGKLFQMHSNKENPVEDATAGHIYAMIGLKDTTTGDTLCDPTNQVVLESMTFPDPVISVAIEPKTKSDQEKLGTAIQKLAEEDPTFQVQQDEETGQTIIKGMGELHLDILVDRMRREFKVEANVGKPQVAYRETIRRPVLKFDYTHKKQTGGSGQYAKVQLNFEPLVSEDGAMYEFENKVSGGRVPREYIPSVDHGIQDAMQLGVLAGYPLVGLKATLLDGAAHDVDSSEMAFKIAGSMALKEAVRKADPVLLEPVMAVEVRTPEDYMGEVIGDLNSRRGQIQSMEDASGAKVVRALVPLSEMFGYVGDLRSKTQGRANYSMQFDSYAEVPRNVSEEIIKKARGE, from the coding sequence GTGGCACAGGACGTGCTGACCGACCTCACGAAGGTCCGCAACATCGGCATCATGGCGCACATCGACGCCGGCAAGACCACCACCACCGAGCGGGTCCTCTTCTACACGGGGATCAACTACAAGATCGGTGAGGTGCACGACGGCGCCGCCACGATGGACTGGATGGAGCAGGAGCAGGAGCGCGGCATCACGATCACGTCCGCCGCGACGACCTGCTTCTGGGAGGGCACCCAGTTCAACATCATCGACACCCCCGGCCACGTCGACTTCACCGTCGAGGTCGAGCGCTCGCTGCGCGTCCTCGACGGCGCGGTCGCGGTGTTCGACGGCAAGGAGGGCGTCGAGCCCCAGTCCGAGACGGTGTGGCGCCAGGCCGACAAGTACAACGTCCCGCGCATCTGCTTCGTCAACAAGATGGACAAGCTCGGTGCGGACTTCTACTTCACCGTGCAGACGATCATCGACCGCCTGGGCGCCAAGCCGCTGCCCATCCAGCTGCCGATCGGCTCCGAGGGCGACTTCGTGGGCGTCATCGACCTGCTCTACATGCGCGCGCTGACCTGGCGTGGCGACACGGACAAGGGCGAGGCCTACACGATCGAGGAGATCCCGGCCGACATGGCCGAGAAGGCCGCGGAGTACCGGCACACCCTGGTCGAGACGCTCGCCGAGTCCGACGAGACGCTGCTCGAGAAGTACCTCGGGGGCGAGGAGCTCACCCCCGAGGAGCTCAAGGGCGCCATCCGCAACCTCACCGTCACCGGCGACATCTACCCGGTGCTGTGCGGTTCCGCGTTCAAGAACAAGGGCGTCCAGCCCATGCTCGACGCGGTCGTGGACTACCTGCCGTCGCCGCTCGACGTCCCGCCGATGATCGGCCACGACGTCCGCGACGAGTCGGTGGAGATCATCCGCAAGCCGGACTCGACCGAGCCCTTCTCGGCGCTGGCCTTCAAGGTCGCCTCGCACCCGTTCTTCGGCAAGCTCACGTACGTGCGCGTGTACTCCGGTCACGTCGCGTCGGGCTCCGGCGTCATCAACTCGACCAAGGGCCGCAAGGAGCGCATCGGCAAGCTGTTCCAGATGCACTCCAACAAGGAGAACCCCGTCGAGGACGCGACCGCGGGCCACATCTACGCGATGATCGGCCTGAAGGACACCACGACCGGTGACACCCTGTGCGACCCGACCAACCAGGTCGTGCTCGAGTCCATGACGTTCCCGGACCCGGTCATCTCGGTGGCCATCGAGCCGAAGACCAAGAGCGACCAGGAGAAGCTCGGCACGGCGATCCAGAAGCTGGCCGAGGAGGACCCGACGTTCCAGGTCCAGCAGGACGAGGAGACCGGCCAGACCATCATCAAGGGCATGGGCGAGCTCCACCTCGACATCCTCGTCGACCGCATGCGGCGCGAGTTCAAGGTCGAGGCGAACGTCGGCAAGCCCCAGGTGGCCTACCGCGAGACGATCCGTCGTCCCGTGCTGAAGTTCGACTACACCCACAAGAAGCAGACGGGTGGGTCGGGCCAGTACGCGAAGGTCCAGCTGAACTTCGAGCCGCTGGTGTCCGAGGACGGCGCGATGTACGAGTTCGAGAACAAGGTCAGTGGTGGCCGCGTTCCGCGCGAGTACATCCCGAGCGTCGACCACGGCATCCAGGACGCCATGCAGCTCGGCGTGCTGGCCGGCTACCCGCTGGTCGGCCTCAAGGCGACGCTGCTGGACGGTGCGGCGCACGACGTCGACTCGTCCGAGATGGCGTTCAAGATCGCCGGTTCGATGGCGCTCAAGGAGGCCGTCCGCAAGGCCGACCCCGTGCTGCTCGAGCCGGTCATGGCCGTCGAGGTGCGCACGCCCGAGGACTACATGGGCGAGGTCATCGGCGACCTGAACTCCCGTCGTGGCCAGATCCAGTCGATGGAGGACGCCAGTGGCGCCAAGGTCGTCCGGGCGCTCGTGCCGCTGTCGGAGATGTTCGGCTACGTTGGCGACCTGCGGTCCAAGACCCAGGGTCGCGCGAACTACAGCATGCAGTTCGACTCCTACGCTGAGGTTCCCCGGAACGTCTCGGAGGAGATCATCAAGAAGGCCCGGGGCGAGTGA
- the rpsG gene encoding 30S ribosomal protein S7: MPRKGPAPKRPLVVDPVYNSPLVTQLVNKILLDGKKSVAERIVYGALAGAQEKTGTDPVVTLKRALDNVKPAIEVKSRRVGGATYQVPIEVKANRSTTLALRWLVNYSRDRREKTMTERLMNEILDASNGLGAAVKRREDTHKMAESNKAFAHYRW, translated from the coding sequence ATGCCCCGCAAGGGTCCCGCCCCGAAGCGACCGCTGGTCGTCGACCCGGTGTACAACTCGCCGCTGGTCACCCAGCTGGTCAACAAGATCCTGCTCGACGGCAAGAAGTCCGTTGCCGAGCGGATCGTGTACGGCGCCCTCGCGGGCGCCCAGGAGAAGACCGGCACCGACCCGGTGGTGACGCTCAAGCGCGCCCTGGACAACGTGAAGCCGGCGATCGAGGTCAAGAGCCGTCGCGTCGGTGGTGCCACCTACCAGGTGCCGATCGAGGTCAAGGCGAACCGCTCGACCACCCTGGCGCTGCGCTGGCTCGTGAACTACTCGCGCGACCGTCGTGAGAAGACCATGACCGAGCGCCTCATGAACGAGATCCTCGACGCGAGCAACGGCCTCGGTGCCGCTGTGAAGCGCCGCGAGGACACCCACAAGATGGCCGAGTCCAACAAGGCCTTCGCGCACTACCGCTGGTGA
- the rpsL gene encoding 30S ribosomal protein S12 — protein MPTIQQLVRKGRQDKVTKTKTPALKGSPQRRGVCTRVYTTTPKKPNSALRKVARVRLTSGIEVTAYIPGVGHNLQEHSIVLVRGGRVKDLPGVRYKIVRGSLDTQGVRGRKQARSRYGAKKEKS, from the coding sequence GTGCCCACGATCCAGCAGCTGGTCCGAAAGGGCCGGCAGGACAAGGTCACCAAGACCAAGACCCCCGCACTCAAGGGGAGCCCGCAGCGGCGGGGCGTGTGCACGCGCGTCTACACGACCACCCCGAAGAAGCCGAACTCGGCGCTGCGCAAGGTGGCTCGCGTCCGCCTGACCAGCGGCATCGAGGTCACGGCGTACATCCCGGGTGTCGGTCACAACCTGCAGGAGCACTCGATCGTGCTCGTGCGCGGCGGCCGAGTGAAGGACCTTCCCGGCGTCCGCTACAAGATCGTCCGTGGCTCGCTCGACACCCAGGGTGTCCGCGGCCGCAAGCAGGCTCGCAGCCGGTACGGCGCCAAGAAGGAGAAGAGCTAA